AAGGCACAACAAGGCGATAACCCAGTAATTGTCAAGCCACTGAAAAGGTGAAATATGGACGAGGTCTCCGGAATCCAAGCGGTGGCGTGGGGATTATTGGACGGCGGCGTTGAGCTAGTGACCGCCTATCCTGGCTTCCATGCCCATGATCTGGTCAGACTCATGGGTGTTAAGACCTTCTCGGTAAACGAAAAGAATGCTTTAGCGGTCGCATGGGGGGCCAGCCTCGCAGGTATCCGTTCAGCGGCAATATTCAAGAACGTTGGCCTGAACGATGCAGCGGACCCCTACGTCAACATCTGCGTATTGGGAGTTCGGGCTGGCATGGTCCTGGTTGTGCTGGATGACATTGATGTCGAGCAATCTCAGATTCAGCAAGATTCCCGGTTCTATGCCGAATTCCCCTGCTCGGTGTGGTTGGAGCCGCGCTCCGTACAGGACGCCTATGAACTAGCATGGTCCGCACCAGAATTGTCCGAACGCCTGAGAACACTCGTAGTGCTACGCATAACCAATCTGTTGACACGGGCGGTTGGCTCCGTAACACGGCGATCCCCCACCAGAAACCGGTTGAAGTGGTGTCGAGCACCCGAAGAGTGGGTGGCTCATCCTGTTTACGGGGAAGTTCAGCGAAGGCGTCTGGAAGAGCGACGGAAAGCTGTAGAGTGCTGGGTAGATGGGGCCTATCCTCAACCAAGCGTCTTTCGCAACGCGCGCATCCGAGTGACAGCCGGCATGGCAGCTTCTCTCACTGAAGAGCCTCCTGATCTATGTATTTACACGCTGCCACCACCACGTCTGTGGTTAGAAGCACTATCCGACTCTGCTGCCGATGTGATTGTCGAAGAGCATGGTGGTCCTTACTTGACCAACAAGATAGCAGCTTTCCTCGGGGCCCGTCGTGTTACGGCGAGTTTGATACGCCCCAACGTATCGCGACAATACCGTATTACGGATCGCTACGAGCCACTGTATGCTTTGCTGCGGTCTGTACCTCATCACGTCATCGTTGGGGATTTGGGCGGGCATACGTTGGACCCGCACCACACGGTGGACGCTTGCTTGTGTTATGGTTGTTCAGTGGGTGTGGCAACCGGAATAGCTTTGGCGGACCCGTCGTTACATGTCATTTGTGTGACTGGCGACGCTGCCTTCCTCCATTCTGGTAAGGCTGCCCTTGAAGAAGCCTTCACCCGCCGAGTTGCCATGACAGTAATAGTACTGGTTAATGGCGGAGCTGTAAGCACCGGGGGTCAAAGTGTGCCAGGCAACTGCCGGTTAGATGCAACGGAGTTGGAAAGTCACGACATCGACTTTCCCTCTTGTGGTCACACATCAACCCTGTCGGCTTGGTTGCAGCACCCTAGATCCCTCCAATTGATTCGCATAAAGACCCCATTTTGAA
This portion of the Thermogemmata fonticola genome encodes:
- a CDS encoding thiamine pyrophosphate-dependent enzyme produces the protein MDEVSGIQAVAWGLLDGGVELVTAYPGFHAHDLVRLMGVKTFSVNEKNALAVAWGASLAGIRSAAIFKNVGLNDAADPYVNICVLGVRAGMVLVVLDDIDVEQSQIQQDSRFYAEFPCSVWLEPRSVQDAYELAWSAPELSERLRTLVVLRITNLLTRAVGSVTRRSPTRNRLKWCRAPEEWVAHPVYGEVQRRRLEERRKAVECWVDGAYPQPSVFRNARIRVTAGMAASLTEEPPDLCIYTLPPPRLWLEALSDSAADVIVEEHGGPYLTNKIAAFLGARRVTASLIRPNVSRQYRITDRYEPLYALLRSVPHHVIVGDLGGHTLDPHHTVDACLCYGCSVGVATGIALADPSLHVICVTGDAAFLHSGKAALEEAFTRRVAMTVIVLVNGGAVSTGGQSVPGNCRLDATELESHDIDFPSCGHTSTLSAWLQHPRSLQLIRIKTPF